GATAGAACGGGAATTTTGTCGAGGAAAATGACACATGACACGTGGCGCTAgtggtttaatttttttttatgtccatacgtaatgaaatttaaaaaaaaaaatacacgatcctgaagttaacagacaattgacaattttcggattttttttccataaatcaattaaaaaaatctaaaaatatgcacatgtagaaaatttaaaaaaatataagtgcaattttttaaaatattttttttttttttacaatttatcgttttaaaactaaatccaaaaattattagacgtcggctaacttcagtattataaaaaactcaatattgtaggaattttaaataattattaacaataaaacttaataattaactattcaaaaatttttttgcattgtactaatttaaaatcagctgatcattaatttaaataaatttcgataataaatatcgataaatttgatgatcaaaataaactttttttttgtaacgtggcatctatttatttttatttcatgttCAATAATTCTGACATAACAATCATTGGTATAacagtgtaattatttttttttattcgatttatttAGCGAagatcataaaataaataattattgagattggagtttgaatttaaaagttactTGTTATCCCCCTCCTTCCTAAAATCCTCATTTTTCGACCCGTTGTCTTGGTACAGTGACAAAGTTTGTGACACTTagcattcatttttttttttttttttttttcagtactacactcaaattatattcaattttattttaatattataaacaatagtaataataacttATTGTTATAATGCCGAAAAAAAAGACAGGACAGAGAAAAAAAgcagagaaacaaaaattacgaCAAAAAGAAATTAGAACTGCTAAAGATCAGATAGATATCGCTAAATTCCCTTGCAATGCGGTTatggtaaaatatatttttataaattttaatattttataattgttagtttaaaaaaataaaatttgattaataaaaaaaaaatttcttttttttataggaatgtgataaatgcaacaaaaaacaaaaaaatcggGCATTTTGTTATTTCTGTTCAAGTGTACAGAGGTTACCAATGTGCGCTCAttgtggaaaaataaaatgtatgttAAAAACTGGAGATTGTGTTGTTAAACATCCTGGAGTATTTATAACTGGTTTAGGAATGGTGgtatgtattaattaatataattttttaattttaatttataaattaaatataatcattatttatcttttgCAATGTACAGTTATATTAATaactatttacattttttctttaaatttatatctgtATTTCCAAAGTGATTACCATCCTTTTTATTACTCTATTTTTACAACTAGGCTTTTATTTATTGCCATCACCTACACCTTTATCACAATTGTCTACCACCTCCTGCTTAGTCGTTCCCTTTGTTGACCGCAATCCTCACACTATCATTTACTCTCTCTTTCTGACTAGCTACACGAACGTTTTGATATTCCGATTTAAAccgattgaatctgatttCTATCAGATTCAATCAGAAAGAACTATTCAACCAGAATTGCTCGGGAGCGTTCCAAGTATCTGATTGAATtggaaaacaataaatttatttttcgacaaTTTTCCGGTTGAATCTGATTAAATCCAATAGAAAGATTTTAATCGGATtttatcggaaaataataattttttaaaaattattttccgattaacAGTCGAATTCAATCGGAGTTTGTAATCAGAGATACTCGTATATCTTCTTAATCGGCTTTCCTCTTAGTGTCCGATAACTTGTATTCGAGTTCAACTTCGACTAAGTCACTTCTCCACCctagtggaaatttttcggacttttctctgaaaaactctgaaaaagtctttagaactttgaaaaagtctttagaactttagaactgagtttttcagagaaaattccgaaaaatttctaccaGGGCACCCTTCTCTTTCACTTCCTTTTTTGCTTTCCCTAAAACTTCTTAgcactaaaaaaaatgcttcAGGTTCTCTCATTCATTCCCACATAATCTACAAGTCTAATCACTGTAAGgtactttcaaaaaatttttcttgaatcaagaatatttatttcagtcgagaatttttttttttctgtgttccATTGTAAGTTGAGTTCATGATTTTGTTGAGTTCATGAGATTGTGATTTTCACATCCTCGCTTCTCTCTATTGCTGCCTTATATGACTCTAGCCCCtaatcagaattaaatataacgattttatttttattttagggaGCAATTTGTGATCATTGTGAAGCCTGGGTATGTCATGGTAGAAAATGTCTAACTGTTCATGCTTGTAGTTGTCCTCTAGTTGATGCTGTCTGTCAAGAATGTGAGAGAAGCGTTTGGGATCATGGTGgaagaatatttaaatgttcgTTTTGCGATTGTTTTTTGTGTGAAGACGATCAATTCGAACATCAAGCTTCTTGTCAAGTTCTTGAAGCTGATAGTTATaagtgtaattattattattataatgattCATTGTTGTTATTACAATACttgtgatttttaatttttatttcaggcCAATCTTGTAATAAATTAGGTCAATATTCTTGCTTGAGATGTAAAACGTGTTATTGTGAAGATCATGTCCGAAGAAAAggttttaaatatgaaaagaaTAAAGCTATTCCTTGTCCAAAATGCAGTTATGAAACATCACAAACTAAAGATCTCAGCATGTCTAGTAagtcatattttaaaaattaattttatttattaattatcttattacaataacattaaattaattttttaaatttaaagcgcGAAGCCATAAATTTGGTAGACAAAATCAAGCTGGAACCTATGATTCCGATGAGGAAGGTGGTTATGGTGCTTATGGAAGTTACAGTTCAAAACCAGTTTatgatgaagatgaagatgatGAGGAttacgatgatgatgatgacgatgaagacgatgatgatgatgatgatgatgatgaagatgaGGAAGGCGATGATGAAGAAACGTCTACTGGTACAGACGacgatgatgataaaaaatccgCACAAGCGAATAAATAaactgatttaaattttaaaaaataattaccatacataaaaaaataaatttgtatattcTATGTAAATTCAATgtattaacataaaatataattcaaataaaaatgttggaaaatccaaaagtgcacacctcagtcgctcatgataattattattattttattcttttattattgttattattttaatcatctTGTTACACTAATCATTATCTAACTTGTaacttatttcattttttatttttagtttcatttttttctttcggtgcagtttttattatttaaaattttttttgagttcttcgtcttttttttagatgtcaatttttcttttttacttcCACTATAACACAAGTGCTACTGCCAGTAGtaggtggaaaaaaaaaaagaaaaagaaaaaatggcaataataaaaataaaaaagggcagctaaatttttaatgaattaccgattgtaagttttttattaattacaattaaacaaaaaggATTTAGATAGTGATTTTCTAAGGGGTTCTTGCGATAACAgatacaaaactaaaaaaaaaaaaaaaataggccaattcattatatttttcaagagTTCTCATGTCTCCGAAGATTCATATGTAACAACTGATAGCACTGGTTGCtcggattaaaataattcattttaaatcaatggAAAAATGAATCGATTTAAAAGGGACCATTAGTGTGAAGTgttgaaaaatcaattaattttttttgcatatttcGATAGTCTATaccttaaaaaataacatactaCAATTTCTAGTGCATATCATATAAGCAGCCGCTTATCGGTTctcgaaaatacattttttaagaTTGATGCATCTATAACTCGAAGACAAATCATCCGAtcgatttgatttaaattgcaatttcttttatatttgtttCTACGTACCACGAACCTCCAGTTTTTCGATcgaatcaaaaatgtaattttggcaggctgaaaatcatcaaattttcgcccaaaattaaaaatttttttcttagctcgAGGATCATGGTACGGGAAATACCttctagtttaataaacttttttgtttttttttgtttcatggACTATGAAGGTCGCTATCACCGCAGTAgggggactttttttttagcgttGGCAGATTGTGAATAACTCGCTGAATTTTTTGGTCCAAACATTTTATCTTATATCCACGAATATATCCTTGAAACATTAAAACATCCCATGCAgtagttttctttaaaaaaattcccaaaaatcatCGTTTTTTCAGGCGGTCATACTAGTGGTCCCCCTTAATACCGGGTCGAACttattccttaataaattatcttagAACTGGTATACAATTTAACCCATTTTACTGTCATCAAAAAAGTATAGAGATGATTTAACGTCAGtgaattagtcgaaaaaataatgatcGTAAGCACACAGCGCGTTCGcacttgaggtgtgcaataaaaatttgaattttactgcAAATACTTTGCGTGAATATTAAACAGACAGCGCTTAAGTGAACTTAATGCTAAATTGACAGTTGATAAATTAGGAAGCAgtgctatatatttatatatataaatgatttaGTGTTTATTCTGCATTCTGTTCTTGAAAAGAAGTAAAATTAGTCTTAATTTATCAAAGATCGAGATCGGGGGAATCGGGAGACATTGGCTCAGCatcattatttgtttattcaaCGTCAAGGTAAATTACGTAACTTAATCTAGtgaacaatataaaaaaaaaaaaacaaaaacaaaaccCAAATAAAAGTGTCAGTGTCaattttggtaaactttttttttaacctatTTTTTGAcctagataaataaaaataaaactaaaccgtatgtacatacatacattacaTCCTTTAATGTACACATAAAATTGTCCTGTCATAT
The DNA window shown above is from Microplitis mediator isolate UGA2020A chromosome 1, iyMicMedi2.1, whole genome shotgun sequence and carries:
- the LOC130676943 gene encoding zinc finger protein 330 homolog, producing the protein MPKKKTGQRKKAEKQKLRQKEIRTAKDQIDIAKFPCNAVMECDKCNKKQKNRAFCYFCSSVQRLPMCAHCGKIKCMLKTGDCVVKHPGVFITGLGMVGAICDHCEAWVCHGRKCLTVHACSCPLVDAVCQECERSVWDHGGRIFKCSFCDCFLCEDDQFEHQASCQVLEADSYKCQSCNKLGQYSCLRCKTCYCEDHVRRKGFKYEKNKAIPCPKCSYETSQTKDLSMSTRSHKFGRQNQAGTYDSDEEGGYGAYGSYSSKPVYDEDEDDEDYDDDDDDEDDDDDDDDDEDEEGDDEETSTGTDDDDDKKSAQANK